The Paenibacillus uliginis N3/975 genome has a window encoding:
- the map gene encoding type I methionyl aminopeptidase, with translation MKIVIKSRKEIEYMREAGRILAACHREIAKWVQPGVTTLEIDARVEEYLKGAGASPEQKGYKGFPFATCASVNDVVCHGFPDRRPLQAGDVVTIDIVVNKNGWLADSGWTYAVSEPVPAVARLMKDTQQALYKGIAMAKLGNTLGDIGHVIEQEAITGGYGLVKPLVGHGIGNVIHEPPDVPCYGTPGKGRKLKEGMVITIEPVFTLGPFGAVLWGDDGWTISTADGTVGVQYEHTIAITRDGPFILTE, from the coding sequence ATGAAAATTGTGATCAAGAGCCGGAAAGAAATAGAGTACATGAGGGAGGCTGGCCGGATTCTGGCCGCTTGTCATCGTGAAATAGCCAAGTGGGTTCAGCCAGGCGTCACAACGCTTGAGATCGATGCCAGGGTGGAGGAATATTTGAAGGGGGCCGGTGCTTCCCCTGAACAAAAAGGCTACAAAGGATTTCCGTTTGCAACCTGTGCATCGGTAAATGATGTTGTATGCCATGGCTTTCCAGATCGCAGACCGCTGCAGGCAGGAGATGTAGTGACCATTGATATCGTAGTGAATAAGAATGGGTGGCTGGCCGATTCCGGCTGGACCTATGCTGTTTCGGAACCGGTACCAGCCGTGGCGCGTCTGATGAAAGATACACAGCAAGCCCTTTATAAGGGGATAGCAATGGCTAAGCTTGGCAACACTTTGGGAGATATAGGTCATGTCATCGAGCAGGAAGCCATAACTGGTGGCTACGGCCTTGTTAAGCCGCTGGTTGGACACGGTATAGGTAATGTTATTCATGAACCGCCGGACGTACCCTGTTACGGCACGCCCGGTAAGGGCAGGAAGCTTAAAGAGGGCATGGTGATTACGATTGAGCCAGTGTTTACACTCGGGCCGTTTGGTGCTGTGCTTTGGGGTGATGACGGCTGGACTATTTCGACAGCTGACGGAACAGTAGGGGTTCAGTATGAACACACGATCGCAATTACGAGAGATGGCCCCTTCATCTTGACAGAATAA
- a CDS encoding serine hydrolase domain-containing protein, translating into MDQSLFTLSSPAAAAPLFPVGNPEEMGCEAAVLEKVHQTIIHRYPKMRSFLLVRGGKLVFERYYGGHHAGALNDLRSATKSFTSILFGIAVQKGKLPPIDTSVLPMLKHYVTSRSHPLLHRVTLRHLLTMTSGFAWQTGKKLGEPLIHRFHRNRKWASFALSLPVKEEEMGTFQYRSTYSHLLSVALSEATGMDAFTYAGKKLFSPLDITHCAWTPSPEGHSMGHVGLYLTSRDMAKFGQCCLNEGKWKGKQVIPKEWLKEALAPQVEGYPAFGDYGFQWWTGKIDGQSFSLAHGHGGQQIYLFPGLDAVIVFTQDSHVSRWKNPRMLLEQFILKSILD; encoded by the coding sequence ATGGATCAATCGTTATTCACACTTTCATCACCAGCCGCTGCTGCTCCGCTCTTTCCTGTTGGAAACCCGGAAGAAATGGGCTGCGAAGCAGCGGTTCTGGAAAAAGTGCATCAGACGATTATTCACCGCTACCCCAAGATGCGCAGTTTTCTTCTGGTACGCGGAGGAAAGCTAGTATTTGAACGATACTACGGAGGTCATCATGCGGGTGCATTAAACGACCTTCGCTCAGCCACCAAAAGCTTTACTTCCATACTCTTCGGCATAGCTGTTCAAAAAGGCAAACTTCCGCCGATCGATACATCGGTGCTTCCGATGCTTAAACATTACGTCACTTCGCGCTCTCACCCTCTCCTTCATCGGGTAACATTAAGGCACCTGCTAACCATGACGTCCGGATTTGCTTGGCAGACGGGTAAGAAGCTTGGAGAGCCTCTCATTCATCGGTTTCACCGTAACCGGAAATGGGCTTCCTTTGCTCTGTCTCTTCCAGTTAAGGAGGAGGAGATGGGGACATTCCAGTACCGCAGTACATATTCCCACCTTCTGTCCGTGGCCCTAAGTGAAGCAACTGGAATGGATGCTTTTACTTATGCCGGAAAAAAGTTATTCTCACCCCTTGATATAACCCACTGCGCCTGGACCCCGAGTCCGGAAGGCCACAGCATGGGCCATGTCGGACTTTACCTTACGTCCCGGGACATGGCCAAATTCGGGCAATGCTGTCTGAACGAAGGAAAATGGAAGGGGAAGCAAGTCATACCGAAGGAATGGTTGAAGGAAGCGCTGGCTCCACAGGTTGAGGGTTATCCCGCCTTTGGAGATTACGGGTTTCAGTGGTGGACAGGTAAAATCGACGGTCAGTCCTTCTCTTTAGCTCACGGCCACGGCGGACAACAAATTTACCTGTTCCCCGGACTCGACGCGGTGATAGTATTTACCCAGGACAGCCATGTCAGCCGTTGGAAAAATCCGCGCATGCTGCTGGAGCAGTTTATTTTGAAATCCATTCTGGATTGA
- a CDS encoding MGDG synthase family glycosyltransferase codes for MSKGSPRIMILYASYGNGHLQVSHAIESELRRRGMNDVVLLDLMAEAYPLMYEINKFVYMQCFKNIPQVYGWIYDKTKHMQSDSPLGNLLHCLGMTKLKEYLLNEKPDLIIHTFPQAAVPLLARQAVNSPRNVTIITDFDLHGRWLHPGVDRYYVATDDLKSEAIDRGICSERIIVSGIPLMPLFDEPAEQLSGLPDGLTLDPDRKTVLLMGGAYGAMRNCDEICKHLSLEPDLELVIVCGRNDALCRRLTSLFKDHPNVHVLGYVNQIFVLMKYSSCIITKPGGITLSECIACSLPLFLYSPVPGQEHGNALYFEGKGAASISYEPEELVRQICALVRNPEAVNATRNRMKSLHKPKAAETIVDDLFKNLLHLNTELLGV; via the coding sequence ATGAGTAAAGGTTCACCACGCATTATGATTCTTTATGCCAGTTACGGAAACGGGCATCTGCAGGTCTCCCATGCCATCGAATCGGAATTGCGCCGAAGGGGTATGAACGATGTAGTCCTTCTTGATCTCATGGCCGAAGCTTATCCCCTGATGTATGAGATCAACAAATTCGTTTACATGCAATGTTTCAAGAACATTCCCCAGGTATACGGATGGATTTACGATAAAACTAAACATATGCAATCAGACTCTCCTCTAGGAAATCTGCTACACTGCCTGGGAATGACGAAATTGAAGGAGTACTTATTGAATGAGAAACCAGACCTTATCATTCATACATTCCCTCAAGCCGCAGTTCCTCTGCTCGCACGTCAAGCCGTCAATTCACCGCGTAATGTAACCATCATTACCGACTTTGATCTGCACGGAAGATGGCTGCACCCTGGAGTCGACCGATACTATGTCGCTACGGATGACCTTAAGAGCGAAGCTATTGATCGAGGAATATGCTCCGAACGAATTATCGTAAGCGGTATTCCCTTGATGCCATTGTTTGATGAACCTGCTGAGCAGCTAAGCGGACTCCCAGATGGCTTGACCTTGGACCCTGACCGCAAAACAGTGCTGCTTATGGGAGGAGCCTACGGTGCAATGAGGAACTGTGACGAAATATGCAAACACTTAAGTCTGGAGCCGGATCTTGAGCTGGTGATTGTATGCGGCCGGAATGATGCTTTATGCCGGAGACTGACTAGCTTGTTCAAAGACCATCCGAATGTTCATGTACTGGGTTACGTCAATCAAATATTCGTGCTTATGAAGTACAGCTCTTGCATTATCACCAAGCCGGGAGGAATTACCCTTTCCGAATGCATCGCTTGCAGTCTTCCTCTCTTCCTCTACTCCCCCGTTCCCGGGCAGGAACACGGTAATGCCCTCTATTTCGAAGGAAAAGGAGCTGCGTCCATCTCTTACGAGCCTGAGGAGTTAGTCCGTCAGATATGCGCTCTGGTTCGAAATCCGGAAGCCGTCAATGCGACACGTAATCGAATGAAATCCCTCCATAAACCTAAAGCCGCTGAAACGATTGTGGACGACCTGTTTAAAAATCTACTTCATCTGAATACAGAACTTCTGGGCGTATAG
- a CDS encoding transposase yields MSSKDKSMLPISREEVEVDGVYTNEWGREQHLRRGEDFPTDPIMGATEWKLTEIDFENHHAGRTDERLIVKEKGHGKQEKVEPKYTSNPEINDPRS; encoded by the coding sequence ATGTCCAGTAAAGATAAGAGCATGCTTCCTATTTCACGTGAAGAGGTAGAGGTTGACGGTGTGTACACTAACGAATGGGGGCGTGAACAGCATCTTAGACGCGGTGAGGATTTCCCTACTGACCCTATTATGGGAGCAACGGAATGGAAGCTGACGGAAATTGACTTTGAGAATCACCATGCCGGCCGCACAGACGAGCGATTGATTGTTAAAGAAAAAGGGCATGGCAAACAGGAGAAGGTTGAGCCTAAATACACCAGCAATCCAGAAATAAATGATCCCCGGTCGTAA
- a CDS encoding DUF4870 domain-containing protein, with amino-acid sequence MSPFKSSTGIPENLAATLCYLFPMVGGIFFLALEKRSRYVMFHALQSLLTFGCLALAHVLSGAVPIIGILASALLALISVLLWLVLMFHSIQGRWFKLPWIGHFAEKQIQRM; translated from the coding sequence ATGTCTCCATTCAAATCGTCCACAGGAATTCCGGAGAACCTGGCTGCCACCCTGTGTTACTTATTCCCTATGGTTGGCGGGATCTTTTTTCTTGCCCTGGAAAAGAGAAGCCGGTACGTCATGTTCCATGCGCTACAGTCTTTGCTGACGTTCGGGTGTCTGGCGCTGGCTCACGTGCTCTCCGGCGCCGTTCCAATTATCGGTATACTGGCCTCCGCTCTGCTCGCTCTGATCAGTGTCCTACTGTGGCTCGTACTAATGTTCCATTCGATTCAAGGCAGATGGTTTAAGCTGCCTTGGATTGGACACTTTGCAGAGAAGCAGATTCAGCGGATGTAG
- a CDS encoding nucleobase:cation symporter-2 family protein — protein sequence MEEQRLSAEEPIFDKRRHPAKTLSLGIQHVLAMYAGAIIVPLIVGNALSLTTEQLTYLIAIDLLACGVATLLQVFGNKYFGIGLPVMLGCAFQAVGPMIIIGLEHGMSVIYGSIIASGLFVVLFSGLFGKLITVFPPVVTGSVVTIIGLTLIPVALNDLAGGQGSDDFGSPLNLALGFGVLIFIILMNRFSTGFLRSISVLLGLILGTLAAAAFGGLNLIPLQEAGWFRAPQPFYFGTPEFKLTPILTMILVAIVSVAESTGVFMALGKIVGKDVNSKDLSRGYRAEGIAIVIGGIFNSFPYTTYSQNVGLVQMSRIKTRDVIVVAGSLLILIGFVPKIAALTQLVPSSVLGGAMVALFGMVVSSGIRMLGDQVDLNRHENLFIIACSVGMGLGVTTVPNLFAQLPDWIRILADNGIVAGSLTAIILNLLFNGLKQNKAVSLQTGETAEGHAA from the coding sequence ATGGAAGAACAGAGGTTGTCCGCAGAGGAACCGATTTTTGATAAACGTCGTCATCCAGCCAAAACTTTGTCACTGGGTATCCAACATGTTCTTGCAATGTATGCTGGCGCGATTATTGTACCGCTGATTGTAGGCAATGCTCTTAGTCTGACAACGGAACAGCTGACTTATCTCATTGCGATCGATTTGTTGGCTTGTGGGGTTGCGACCTTGTTGCAGGTGTTCGGCAACAAATATTTCGGCATTGGACTCCCTGTAATGCTCGGTTGCGCCTTCCAAGCTGTAGGTCCGATGATTATTATCGGTTTGGAGCATGGCATGTCGGTTATTTACGGTTCCATTATCGCTTCCGGTTTATTCGTGGTACTGTTCTCGGGATTATTCGGTAAGTTGATCACCGTGTTTCCTCCAGTCGTCACCGGTTCGGTGGTCACGATTATCGGTTTAACACTCATTCCGGTGGCGCTAAATGACCTTGCTGGTGGTCAGGGCAGCGATGATTTTGGAAGCCCGCTTAATTTGGCGCTTGGCTTTGGTGTTCTCATATTCATTATCTTAATGAATCGTTTCTCAACAGGCTTCCTGCGTTCCATATCTGTATTGCTCGGCCTGATTCTCGGAACATTGGCAGCAGCCGCTTTCGGAGGGTTGAATCTGATACCGCTGCAGGAAGCGGGCTGGTTCCGTGCACCGCAGCCATTTTATTTCGGGACGCCGGAGTTTAAGCTGACTCCAATCCTGACGATGATTCTCGTGGCCATTGTCAGTGTTGCTGAATCTACGGGTGTATTTATGGCCCTCGGCAAAATTGTCGGCAAAGATGTTAATTCAAAGGACTTGTCCCGCGGTTATCGTGCGGAGGGAATTGCCATCGTAATTGGCGGTATATTCAACTCGTTTCCTTATACAACATACTCTCAGAATGTCGGGCTTGTACAGATGAGCCGTATCAAAACCCGCGACGTAATCGTTGTGGCCGGCAGTTTGCTCATTCTGATCGGATTCGTACCGAAGATTGCTGCCTTGACGCAGCTTGTACCGTCGTCTGTACTGGGAGGCGCGATGGTTGCTCTGTTCGGTATGGTTGTTTCTTCAGGTATCCGTATGCTCGGTGACCAGGTTGACCTGAACCGTCATGAAAATCTGTTCATCATTGCCTGCTCCGTAGGTATGGGGCTGGGCGTGACGACAGTGCCGAACTTGTTCGCGCAGCTGCCGGACTGGATCCGCATCTTGGCTGACAACGGTATTGTAGCCGGTAGCTTGACTGCAATCATTCTCAACCTGTTGTTTAACGGATTGAAACAGAATAAGGCCGTGTCCCTCCAGACAGGAGAGACGGCAGAAGGGCATGCCGCGTAA
- a CDS encoding xanthine phosphoribosyltransferase, which translates to MQLLQNKVREEGIVLNGQVLKVDSFLNHQMDPVLMKEVGREFTRLFQGENITRVLTIESSGIAPGIMTALELEVPLIFARKQKSLTLREDIYVEKVYSFTKQESNEITVSKKFIHPGDRVLIIDDFLANGEAAFGLARIVEQAGAEVAGIGIVIEKAFQPGGRLLAEAGYRVESLVRIAALDNGVVTFA; encoded by the coding sequence ATGCAATTGCTGCAAAACAAAGTCCGGGAGGAAGGAATTGTACTAAATGGACAAGTCTTAAAAGTTGACTCATTCCTGAATCACCAGATGGATCCGGTGCTGATGAAAGAGGTTGGACGGGAATTTACACGCTTGTTTCAAGGGGAAAACATTACACGGGTGTTGACGATTGAATCGTCCGGTATTGCGCCTGGTATTATGACCGCTTTGGAGCTGGAGGTACCGCTGATCTTTGCCCGGAAGCAGAAATCGCTGACCCTCCGTGAGGATATTTATGTGGAGAAGGTGTACTCCTTCACGAAGCAGGAGAGCAATGAAATTACCGTTTCGAAAAAATTCATTCATCCTGGCGACCGGGTGCTCATTATTGATGATTTCCTTGCCAACGGTGAGGCTGCATTCGGTCTTGCCCGTATCGTGGAGCAGGCTGGTGCTGAAGTGGCAGGGATCGGCATTGTGATTGAAAAAGCATTTCAGCCTGGCGGCAGGCTGCTGGCGGAAGCGGGTTACCGTGTAGAATCTCTGGTTCGTATTGCGGCATTGGACAACGGCGTCGTTACATTCGCGTAA